One window from the genome of Metabacillus flavus encodes:
- a CDS encoding enoyl-CoA hydratase encodes MGYLTIQKEQFVASVKIDNPPANALGSYVLEELGGFIEEAEHDPSIRVILLYGEGKFFSAGADIKEFTTVESGAEFSRLAAKGQQLFERIESFSKPVIAAIHGAALGGGLELAMSCHIRLVTENAKLGLPELQLGLVPGFGGTQRLPRYVGQAKALEMMATSEPISGAEAAKLGLANNAVPDEMLLHEAKQLALKIASKSPNTIKAVLELLSYRKSADFHSGIEREAVLFGEVFDKQDAKEGIQAFLEKRTPQFKGE; translated from the coding sequence GTGGGATACTTAACCATTCAAAAAGAACAATTCGTCGCTTCGGTTAAAATTGATAATCCCCCTGCAAATGCCTTAGGTTCCTACGTCCTTGAGGAATTAGGGGGATTCATAGAAGAAGCCGAACATGATCCTTCCATCCGTGTTATTTTACTTTACGGAGAAGGAAAATTCTTTTCGGCGGGAGCCGATATTAAGGAGTTCACTACTGTGGAATCCGGTGCGGAATTTTCCAGGCTTGCAGCAAAGGGACAGCAGCTGTTTGAAAGAATAGAAAGCTTCAGCAAACCGGTTATTGCAGCCATTCATGGGGCTGCACTAGGTGGCGGCCTTGAACTTGCGATGTCCTGTCATATTCGTTTAGTGACAGAAAATGCAAAGCTTGGCCTGCCGGAGCTGCAGCTTGGGCTAGTGCCTGGTTTTGGCGGTACACAGCGTCTGCCGCGCTATGTCGGCCAGGCAAAAGCACTGGAAATGATGGCGACGAGCGAACCGATCAGCGGGGCAGAAGCAGCGAAGCTTGGACTTGCAAACAATGCGGTTCCGGATGAAATGCTCCTTCATGAAGCAAAACAGCTCGCTTTAAAAATTGCTTCTAAGAGTCCGAATACCATTAAAGCGGTTCTTGAGCTTCTAAGCTATAGAAAGTCAGCAGACTTCCACAGCGGAATTGAAAGAGAAGCTGTTCTTTTTGGAGAAGTTTTTGATAAACAGGATGCTAAAGAGGGAATACAGGCTTTTCTTGAGAAACGCACTCCTCAATTTAAAGGGGAATAG
- a CDS encoding AMP-binding protein: MDLIRPWLDQYPAEIPPALSFEPKTLQTYLEETAGEFPEKKAISFLGKTLTYSVLLNEAKKLAGYLQGLGLKKGDRAAIMLPNCPQGVISYYGVLMAGGVVVSTNPLYTEREIEYQLNDSGAEYIITLDLLFPRVSKVKALTKLKHVIVTKIQDYLPFPKNLLYPIVQRKQTKVKVDVSHGGTTHLFSKIIKESQAVFSKVETDPVEDIALLQYTGGTTGFPKGVMLTHKNIAANTVMCSAWMYNCRRGEEKVLGLLPFFHVYGMTAVMHLSVTEGYNMILLPKFDAGDTLKTIHKEKPTLFPGAPTIYIALLNHPDLKKYDLSSVQSCISGSAPLPVEIQERFEKETGGKLVEGYGLSEASPVTHSNFLWGRRKKGSIGVPWPNTDAMILSQETGSQAEPGEKGELIVRGPQVMKGYWGKPEETEAVLKDGWLFTGDIGYMDEEGYFYVVDRKKDMIIAGGYNIYPREVEEILYEYDKIQEVVVAGVPDPYRGETVKAYVVPKEGVKISEEELNVFARQHLAAYKVPRIYEFRSELPKTAVGKILRRALIDEEKEKLKNAN, translated from the coding sequence ATGGATTTAATCAGACCATGGCTCGATCAGTATCCCGCGGAAATTCCGCCGGCGTTAAGCTTTGAGCCCAAAACGCTTCAAACCTATTTAGAAGAAACGGCCGGGGAGTTTCCGGAAAAAAAGGCGATCAGTTTCCTTGGAAAAACACTCACTTACTCCGTTTTGCTGAATGAAGCCAAAAAATTAGCAGGATATCTTCAAGGTCTTGGGCTGAAAAAAGGCGACCGTGCAGCGATCATGCTGCCTAATTGTCCTCAGGGGGTCATTTCTTATTACGGTGTACTGATGGCAGGGGGAGTAGTCGTCTCCACGAATCCGCTCTATACGGAACGGGAAATCGAATACCAGCTGAACGATAGCGGGGCGGAATACATCATAACGCTGGATTTGCTTTTCCCGAGAGTGTCTAAAGTGAAAGCGTTAACAAAGTTAAAACATGTAATTGTTACAAAGATTCAAGACTACCTGCCATTTCCGAAAAATCTTTTGTATCCGATCGTTCAGCGCAAACAGACAAAAGTTAAGGTAGATGTTTCCCATGGTGGAACGACGCATTTATTTTCTAAGATTATAAAGGAATCTCAAGCTGTGTTCTCAAAGGTTGAAACGGATCCGGTTGAAGATATCGCGCTGCTGCAATATACAGGAGGAACCACCGGTTTCCCGAAAGGTGTTATGCTTACCCATAAAAATATAGCAGCGAATACCGTGATGTGCTCGGCCTGGATGTACAATTGCCGCCGCGGAGAAGAAAAGGTACTCGGGCTGCTTCCATTTTTCCACGTGTATGGAATGACGGCAGTTATGCACCTTTCCGTTACAGAGGGCTATAATATGATTCTCCTTCCGAAATTTGATGCAGGGGATACACTGAAAACCATTCATAAGGAAAAGCCTACATTGTTTCCAGGAGCACCTACCATCTATATTGCCCTGCTTAATCATCCTGATCTGAAAAAATACGATTTATCGTCTGTACAGAGCTGCATCAGCGGTTCGGCACCGCTCCCGGTAGAAATACAGGAAAGGTTCGAAAAGGAAACCGGAGGCAAGCTCGTGGAAGGATATGGCCTGTCAGAAGCATCCCCCGTTACCCATTCCAACTTTCTATGGGGCAGAAGGAAGAAAGGCAGTATCGGCGTACCCTGGCCGAATACTGACGCCATGATTTTATCCCAGGAAACAGGAAGCCAGGCCGAGCCCGGTGAAAAAGGGGAACTGATCGTCCGCGGTCCTCAGGTTATGAAGGGCTACTGGGGAAAACCGGAGGAAACAGAGGCTGTTTTGAAGGATGGATGGCTGTTTACAGGCGATATTGGGTATATGGATGAAGAAGGGTATTTCTATGTGGTAGACCGAAAGAAGGATATGATCATTGCAGGGGGGTACAATATTTATCCGCGTGAGGTTGAAGAAATTCTCTATGAATATGATAAAATACAGGAAGTGGTTGTCGCCGGGGTGCCTGATCCTTACAGGGGAGAAACCGTTAAGGCATATGTGGTCCCTAAGGAAGGCGTAAAGATTTCGGAGGAAGAACTGAATGTCTTTGCCCGACAGCATTTGGCAGCATATAAGGTTCCGAGAATTTACGAATTCAGAAGCGAGCTCCCTAAGACTGCCGTTGGAAAAATATTAAGAAGAGCACTTATTGATGAAGAAAAAGAAAAACTGAAAAACGCCAATTAA
- a CDS encoding TetR/AcrR family transcriptional regulator: MKQNKPKYKQIIDAAVIVIAENGYHQAQVSKIAKQAGVADGTIYLYFKNKEDILVSLFQEKMGLFIEKIEGETSGRTKAAEKLYVLIEKHFSLLSEDHHLAIVTQLELRQSNKDLRLRINEVLKGYLNVLDSIIQTGIDTGEFREDLDLRLARQMIFGTIDEIVTTWVMNEEKYDLMALAGQVHHMIVRGFGSNQ, encoded by the coding sequence GTGAAACAAAACAAACCGAAATACAAACAAATTATTGATGCAGCAGTGATTGTCATTGCTGAGAATGGATATCATCAGGCACAGGTTTCAAAGATTGCCAAGCAAGCCGGTGTAGCAGATGGAACCATTTATTTATACTTCAAAAATAAAGAAGATATCCTCGTTTCATTGTTTCAGGAGAAAATGGGTCTCTTTATTGAAAAAATCGAAGGAGAAACCTCAGGAAGAACAAAAGCTGCAGAAAAGCTTTATGTTCTGATTGAAAAGCATTTTTCTCTTCTTTCGGAGGATCATCATCTCGCGATCGTTACCCAGCTTGAGCTGAGACAGTCCAATAAGGATCTAAGACTGAGAATTAATGAAGTGCTGAAAGGATACCTGAACGTATTGGATTCAATTATTCAAACAGGGATCGACACCGGCGAATTCAGGGAAGATCTGGACCTGCGGCTTGCAAGGCAAATGATTTTCGGTACAATTGATGAAATTGTAACCACATGGGTAATGAATGAAGAAAAGTATGACCTGATGGCTCTTGCCGGACAGGTTCATCATATGATTGTCCGAGGCTTTGGGAGCAATCAATAA
- a CDS encoding electron transfer flavoprotein subunit beta/FixA family protein has product MNIFVIMKRTFDTEEKISISSGRIQEDGAEFIINPYDEYAIEEAIQIRDAEGGEVTVVTIGGEEAEKELRTALAMGCDKAVLINTEDDLENGDQFTSAKILSEFLKDKEADLILGGNVAIDGGSGQVGPRLAELLDIPYVTTITKLEIEGRKATVTRDVEGDSEIIETSLPLLITAQQGLNEPRYPSLPGIMKAKKKPLDELELDDLDLEEDDVEPKTKTIEIYMPAKKEAGKVLQGELDAQVKELVSLLRNEAKVI; this is encoded by the coding sequence ATGAATATTTTTGTAATCATGAAGCGCACGTTTGATACGGAAGAGAAAATTTCCATCAGCAGCGGAAGAATTCAAGAGGATGGAGCCGAATTTATCATCAATCCTTATGATGAATATGCGATTGAAGAAGCCATTCAGATCAGGGATGCTGAAGGCGGAGAAGTGACAGTTGTCACAATCGGCGGCGAAGAAGCAGAAAAAGAATTGCGTACCGCTCTTGCAATGGGCTGCGATAAAGCTGTTTTAATCAATACGGAAGATGACCTTGAAAACGGCGATCAATTTACATCTGCAAAAATCCTTTCTGAGTTTTTGAAAGATAAAGAGGCAGACTTGATCCTTGGCGGAAACGTTGCGATTGACGGCGGATCTGGACAGGTTGGTCCCCGTCTTGCAGAGCTTCTGGATATTCCTTATGTCACGACGATCACAAAACTTGAAATCGAAGGCCGCAAAGCTACGGTTACAAGAGACGTTGAAGGAGATTCAGAAATCATCGAAACCTCTCTGCCGCTTCTTATCACCGCTCAGCAAGGACTGAATGAACCTCGCTATCCTTCACTGCCGGGAATCATGAAAGCGAAGAAAAAGCCGCTGGATGAGCTTGAACTCGATGACCTGGATTTGGAAGAAGACGATGTAGAGCCTAAAACAAAAACGATTGAAATTTATATGCCGGCCAAGAAGGAAGCGGGAAAAGTCCTTCAGGGAGAATTGGATGCACAGGTGAAAGAGCTTGTCAGCTTGTTAAGAAACGAAGCAAAAGTCATATAA
- a CDS encoding electron transfer flavoprotein subunit alpha/FixB family protein → MARKVLVLGEVRDQSLRNVSFEAIAAGKVVSEGGEIVAVLIGDQVSALAEEMIQYGADRVVTVEDEKLAAYTPDGYSQALMTVVEEEKPEGMVFGHTALGKDLSPKIAARLNTGLVSDATGVEEAGGNIVFTRPIYSGKAFEKVIVTEGIIFASIRPNNIAPLEKDESRSGEVRSVTAEIKDLRTIVKDVIRKATEGVDLSEAKVIVAGGRGVKSTDGFNPLKELADVLGGAVGASRGACDADYCDYSLQIGQTGKVVTPDLYIACGISGAIQHLAGMSNSKVIVAINKDPEANIFKVADYGIVGDLFEVIPMLTEEFKKMKVHS, encoded by the coding sequence ATGGCAAGAAAAGTGCTTGTATTGGGAGAAGTTCGTGATCAATCATTGCGTAATGTTTCATTTGAGGCAATCGCAGCGGGTAAAGTTGTTTCAGAAGGCGGAGAAATCGTAGCCGTCTTAATTGGTGACCAAGTTTCAGCTCTTGCAGAAGAAATGATTCAATATGGAGCAGACCGTGTTGTAACCGTAGAAGATGAAAAGCTTGCTGCTTACACACCTGACGGGTACTCACAAGCTCTAATGACCGTTGTGGAGGAAGAAAAACCGGAAGGAATGGTGTTTGGCCATACAGCACTAGGGAAAGACTTATCACCTAAAATCGCTGCTAGACTAAACACTGGCTTAGTATCAGATGCTACAGGCGTAGAAGAAGCAGGGGGCAATATCGTCTTTACCCGTCCAATCTACTCTGGTAAAGCCTTCGAAAAAGTAATTGTAACAGAAGGAATCATTTTTGCTTCCATTCGTCCTAATAACATTGCACCGCTCGAAAAGGACGAATCCAGAAGCGGAGAGGTTCGTTCCGTTACGGCAGAAATTAAAGATTTGCGTACAATTGTGAAAGATGTAATCCGTAAAGCAACAGAAGGAGTAGACCTTTCCGAGGCAAAAGTGATTGTTGCTGGAGGAAGAGGCGTGAAAAGCACTGACGGGTTTAATCCTCTGAAAGAGCTTGCTGATGTTTTGGGCGGGGCGGTTGGAGCATCCCGCGGTGCATGTGATGCTGATTACTGTGATTACTCCCTTCAAATTGGGCAAACAGGAAAAGTGGTCACACCTGATCTGTACATCGCCTGCGGAATATCCGGAGCAATCCAGCATTTAGCGGGTATGTCCAACTCAAAGGTTATTGTCGCCATTAACAAAGATCCGGAAGCAAACATCTTTAAAGTGGCTGACTACGGCATCGTAGGAGACCTTTTCGAAGTCATTCCGATGCTGACGGAAGAGTTTAAGAAAATGAAAGTCCATTCATAA
- the trxA gene encoding thioredoxin, whose amino-acid sequence MAISHVTDQNFSAETGEGVVLADFWAPWCGPCKMIAPVLEELDQDMGDKVKIVKLDVDENQETAGKYGVMSIPTLLVFKNGEVVDKAVGYQPKEALAELLSKHA is encoded by the coding sequence ATGGCTATTTCACACGTAACGGATCAAAACTTTTCTGCTGAAACTGGAGAAGGCGTCGTTCTTGCAGATTTCTGGGCACCTTGGTGCGGACCTTGCAAAATGATTGCCCCAGTACTTGAAGAACTGGATCAAGACATGGGTGACAAAGTAAAAATCGTCAAACTTGACGTTGATGAAAATCAAGAAACTGCTGGCAAATACGGCGTTATGAGCATTCCTACTCTTCTAGTTTTCAAAAACGGAGAGGTTGTAGACAAAGCGGTTGGCTACCAGCCGAAAGAAGCTCTAGCTGAATTGCTAAGCAAACACGCGTAA